DNA from Deltaproteobacteria bacterium:
TACTGGCGGTAGACCCAATGCTTGCTGGCGAGGTTAGGGGAACTAAGGAGCCTCATGAGAATTTCATTCGGCTCCTCGATCGCGATCGGGTAACGCGATCGCGGCCGCCGTACCGGCCGCCGTACCGGCCGCCGATACACCGGCGCCTCTTCACTGATTGGAAGATTCGGGACAACTCCAACCACCGTCCCGTTCGACCGAATCACCACCTCATGTCCCTTTGTAATCTCCCCCACCTGTACCGCATCGAGGTCCCACTTCTGAAAAATTTTAAAGACCTCCTCCTCATGCCCCCTCTTCGCCACAAGAAACATCCGCTCCTGGGACTCCGAAAGCATGACCTCATAAGGAGTCATGCCGGTTTCCCGTTGAGGAACATGATCCAGTTGCAGGGTCATGCCGACACGTCCCTTTCCCGACATCTCGACCGAGGAACAGGTCAACCCCGCCGCCCCCATATCCTGAATCCCATAAACCACCTGTCTCCCGCTGTCTGACTCCATGAGCTCCAAACAGGCCTCCATCAGTTTTTTTTCGGTAAAGGGATCGCCAACTTGAACTGTCGGACGTCGCTCCACAGACTCCTCATCAAAAACATCACTCGCCATCGTCGCTCCGTGGATTCCATCACGACCCGTCTTGGCCCCGACATAGATCACCGGATTCCCAACTCCACCCCCCTTTGCATAAAAGATTTTTTTCTTTTCAATGAGTCCGACACACATCGCATTGACCAAAATATTACCATTATAACATTCATCAAAATAAACCTCCCCACCGACCGTCGGAATCCCCATGCAATTTCCGTAACCACCAATCCCCGCAACAACGCCATTCACAAGAGAGTCTGTCTTGGGATGATCCGGGGAACCAAACCGAAGTGAATTCAAGAGCGCGATCGGTCGCGCCCCCATCGTAAAGACATCGCGCAGGATCCCACCCACACCGGTCGCCGCGCCCTGATACGGCTCTATAAAGGAGGGGTGATTATGACTCTCCATCTTGAAAACGACAGCGAGTCCTCCACCGATATCGACAATCCCGGCATTTTCACCGGGACCACAGATAACCTGCTTTCCTTTGGTCGGGAGTTTTTTGAGATAAGTCTTGGAACTTTTGTAGGAACAATGCTCGCTCCACATCACAGAGAAGATCCCGAGTTCGACGAGGTTCGGCTCACGACCGAGGATCTTCAGGATCTTTTTATACTCTTGTAGCGACAAACCATGTTGTTCAATCAATGAGGGATTCAAACAACCTCCTCCCATCTTCGTTACCGAGAAGCACCTCCGAGCATCTCTCCGGATGCGGCATCATCCCAAGGACATTCCCTTTCTCATTCATAATGCCAGCAATATCGTGGATCGCCCCATTCGGATTCCGTGGATGATAGCGAAAAACAACTCGCCCCTCCCCCTCCAATCTCTTCAATGTCTCTTCATCGGAAAAATAATTCCCATCTCCATGCGCGATTGGCATTGTAACAACAGTGTTGGGTGCGTAGTGTTTCGTGAAT
Protein-coding regions in this window:
- the purL gene encoding phosphoribosylformylglycinamidine synthase subunit PurL, with the translated sequence MGGGCLNPSLIEQHGLSLQEYKKILKILGREPNLVELGIFSVMWSEHCSYKSSKTYLKKLPTKGKQVICGPGENAGIVDIGGGLAVVFKMESHNHPSFIEPYQGAATGVGGILRDVFTMGARPIALLNSLRFGSPDHPKTDSLVNGVVAGIGGYGNCMGIPTVGGEVYFDECYNGNILVNAMCVGLIEKKKIFYAKGGGVGNPVIYVGAKTGRDGIHGATMASDVFDEESVERRPTVQVGDPFTEKKLMEACLELMESDSGRQVVYGIQDMGAAGLTCSSVEMSGKGRVGMTLQLDHVPQRETGMTPYEVMLSESQERMFLVAKRGHEEEVFKIFQKWDLDAVQVGEITKGHEVVIRSNGTVVGVVPNLPISEEAPVYRRPVRRPVRRPRSRYPIAIEEPNEILMRLLSSPNLASKHWVYRQYDHTVGTDTTVLPGSDAAVIRIKGTKKGLALTTDCNSRYCYLNPREGAKIAVAEAARNIVCSGGKPVAVTDCLNFGSPENPEVMWQFKEATQGLSEVCKAFGTPIVSGNVSFYNESQQGSIYPTPTIGMVGLLDDVERHCTQWFKQEGDVVAMVGPAFGKIPPSPPFSKWGEDFGGSEYLKVIHGIVAGRPPRLNIPLEKRVQALVLTGIRKGWVRSAHDCSEGGLAVALAECCVSGPALFGATIDFDPNGTGPASGSAHPCSPVARGRAPDPSHPSGVSQNRQWLHLFSETQSRIIVSLNEDHLQKFLKLAKLKKTPATILGKVGGNRLKIGEEIDLSVKEIKDIWAASFENVVFNKGGNRSEATS